In Nisaea acidiphila, the DNA window CCGCCGGCCGTTCGTGGAAAACCGCTCCCTTTATCCAGAGCTTCAGTGCTTCCCAGTGGATTCCCGCGACGACCTTGAGGGTCAGCAGGGGGTATAGCGCGGCCATCTTCAGGATCGCCGTGTCCGTCAGGTCCTCACGGCGCCCTGTATGGGTCGCGACGAGGGTCTCTCCCTCCGGCGTCTCCTGCCGGATCAGGATGGAGAGCTTCTCGCCCGGCTCTTTCACGCGGAAGCGATAGGTCGATTGCATCTCCATGAAGGGGGATACGTAGAAGCCTTTCTCGCAGCTCTGCCGGATCGCGTGCGCCGGATCCTGTCTGTCCTCGACGGGGATCAGATAGCAGTGCTGTTGGCCGAACGTGTTCTTCACCTCGTAGAGAATGGCCTGTAAGCGACCGTCTTCATGGTGGCAGAAATATATCGTTAGCGGATTGAAGACGAATCCTAAAATTCTTGGAAAACAATGCGTTGTGATGCGTCCTTCAAGTGATTCGAGGCCAGCCGTTCGTAGCTGGTCGCGAACCCAGTCGCGGACCGGCGCACCGTCGCGCGTGCCGTGGTCCCGGTCGAAATAGGAAAAAAGATTGAACCGGTTCCGCGAGAAGAAACGGAGCCTTGAGGCGAGCGTGTCGAGCTCGTCGAGATCGACCAGCATCGAGAAGACGCGATAGACGAACCGGTGCCGAAAAGGCAGCAGCCGTGCATGCATGACCTCGCCGCGATAGAGGCATGAGACTGCAGATGTCTGCTCCGCCGCGTCCGTCATCTCAATCGTCTCCCGTCGCCTGCGAGGCCGCTTCCGAGTTCTGCAAGGCGAGCCACCTGTCGCTTGCGGGTGCCACCTCGGTGTTCCAGGGCACTGTGATCCCGAGGCCGCGGGCGACGGCGATCGCGGCTTTCAACCCGTCCTCGTGAAAACCGTAGCCGCAATAGCTGCCGCAGAACCAGGTGTTGCGGGCGCCCTGGATACCGCCGAGATGCTGCTGTGCCCGAACCGCGGCCGTGTCGAAGACCGGGTGGGTATAGTTGAACCGCGCGAATTCCAGCGCTGGGTCGGGCTCGCGCAGAGGGTTCATGGTGACGAAGAGCGGCAGTGTCTCGTCGATGCCCTGCAGCCGGTTCATCCAGTAGGTAAGAGCGACCGCGCGATCCATGTCGCGCCGGCCTTCGGCAAGGTAGTTCCAGGAGGCCCAGGCCCAGCGCCGTTTCGGCATCAGGCTCCTGTCCCGATGCAGCACCGCGACATTGTCCTGGTAGGTGAAACGGCCGAGCAGGTTGCGTTCCGCATCGTCGGCGTCGCTCAGCATCGTAAGCGCTTCGTCGCCGTGCGCGCCGATCACGACCTGATCGTAGAAGGTCTCGGAGCCGTCGGGCTCCGTCACCATGACGCCCGCATCGATCCGGCGGATTTCCCGCACTGGATGGGCCGTCCGGATCTGCCCGCCGCGTTGCTCGATCTCCGCCGCGAGCCGCGTCACATAACTCGCGGAGCCGCGGTCGACGGTAAACCATTGCGGCCGGTTCACATGTTTCAACAGACCGTGATTGACGAAGAAACGGACGAAGCTGCGGGCCGGGAAGGCGAGCATGGTCTCGACCGGACAGGACCAGATCGCGGCAGCCATGGGCAGCAGGTGATCGTAGAGAAAGCCGTCCCCATAGCCTTCGCGCTTCAGGAAATCGCCGAGCGTGATGTCCGGATCCCGTTCTTCTTCCAGCAGGCGCGGGGCGGCGGCGAAGAAACGCGCCACGTCGGCCAGCATGCGGTAGTAGCCTGGCTTCAGCAGGTTCGCCGGCTGTGCGACCAGGCCTTTCAGGGAGCCTTCATATTCGAGGGCGCCGTCGCCGACCGAGACGCTGAAGGACATGTCGCTCGGTTTGGTCTTCACGTCGAGCCAGTCGAAGAGGCCGATCAGGTTCGGGTAAGTCGCCTCGTTGTAGACGATGAAGCCGGTATCAACCGGGACGGACTGTCCGTCGTAATCGACAGTCACCGTATTGCTGTGGCCCCCGAGCCGGTCGTTCGCTTCGTAAACAGTGATTGGATAACGCGAGGACAGCAGCCACGCCGCACCAAGGCCGGCAATGCCGCTTCCGATGACAGCTATACGCATGCAGTAACTCCCCCGGAACAAACTCTATTCTGAATTGTGACGCATGTGCAGCATTTAGCTGTGGCTAACCGCACGCCGCTGCCTTTGCGGGCTCTGCCTCCCCGAGATCCTGGTAGGCGGCAAGCGCCCGCTCCCGACCTTCGGCGAGATCAACGATCGGCGCCGGATAGTCGGGCGCGGGATTTCCAGGCGCCTCCCAGGGCTTCTGCAGGTAACGGTCGGGTACGTCAGCGAGTTCAGGAACCCAGCGTCTCGTGTAGGTGCCGTCGGGATCGAACTTCTCCCCCTGCAGGACCGGATTGAAAATCCGGAAATAGGGCGCGGCATCGGCGCCGGATCCGGCGACCCACTGCCAGGAGGCGGAGTTGCTGGCGAGATCGGCGTCGAGCAGCGTATCCCAGAACCAGGCCTCTCCGGCGCGCCAGTCCACCATCAGATGCTTGATGAGAAAGGAGGCGCAGATCATCCGCACGCGGTTGTGCATGTAACCGGTCTGCCAGAGTTCGCGCATCCCTGCATCGACGATCGGAATTCCGGTCTTGCCACGCTGCCAGGCAGATAGCGGTTTCTCGGAGCTGTCCCAGGGAAAGTTCTCGAATTCGGGCCTGAGGCAGGCTTCCGGAAGGTCAGGGTTGTGATAGAGCAGAGAATAGGAAAACTCGCGCCAGACCAGTTCCTTCAGGAAATGCTCCGCCGACCCGGCGAACGGGTTTCGGTCCGCGGCATGACAATGCGCGACGGTCCTGTGCCAGACCTGGCGAGGTCCGATCTCTCCGAAATGCAGATGCGGCGATAGACGCGAGACATTGGGTTTCGCCGGAAAGTTCCGGCCTTCCTTGTAATCGTCTAGCGCGGTTTCGAGGAACCGGTCGAGCCGGACCTGCGCGCTGGTCTCGCCCGGCGTCCAGTGATCGTGGAATCCCACGGCCCAGTCAGGTTTTGTCGGCAGCAGGTCCCAATCTTCGAGCTTTTCGGATGCGGGCGCGGCCTTCAGCGGGGCAACCCGTTCGGGGGCCGGTTCCGGCGCTTCCGGCTCGCCAAGTGCCCGGAGCGCACGCCAGTAGGGGGAGAAGACTTTCGGCGGCGTACCGGACTTGGTCTTTACTTCCCACGGCTCGAACAGCAGGGAGGCGTTGAAGCTTTCGGCCTCAATCCCGTCCGCCTTGAGCGCGGATTTCAGCTCCGTGTCGCGCTCGATCGCGAACGGCTCGTAACAGCGGTTCCAGTAAACCGCGGCCGCGCCGGTGCTCTTTGCAAGCTCGCGGATCGTCTCGGCGGCGTTGTCGGAGCTCACGAGATGCAATCTGTTTCCGCATTGTTCAAGGTCTCTGCCAAGAGAAGCGAGGCTGTGGTGCAGCCACCACCGCGCCGCGCCTCCCGGCGCCCAGTGCCCGGGTGTCTTGTCATCCAGAACATAAACGGGAAGCACCCGTGCGCCCGACGCGACGGCAGCCGTCAGCGCCGGATTGTCGCTGAGACGGAGATCCTGGCGGAACCAGAGAAGGATCGGTTTGTCGGACACGCTGCCACCCTTGCCGTTGTGCTAGTGCAATACGGCGCGCGGACGGGGACGGATCACTCGTTCTCAGTCAACGTTCGTGCTCGGGAAGCGGTAGATCCGGCGGGGGCCGAGGAAGAGGATTTCGAAGTTTTTGCCGAGCACGGCCCGGATCGCGGGACTGCGGACGCTGAGGCCACCGGTGAGCGCGCCGAAGGCCGG includes these proteins:
- a CDS encoding DUF1365 domain-containing protein produces the protein MTDAAEQTSAVSCLYRGEVMHARLLPFRHRFVYRVFSMLVDLDELDTLASRLRFFSRNRFNLFSYFDRDHGTRDGAPVRDWVRDQLRTAGLESLEGRITTHCFPRILGFVFNPLTIYFCHHEDGRLQAILYEVKNTFGQQHCYLIPVEDRQDPAHAIRQSCEKGFYVSPFMEMQSTYRFRVKEPGEKLSILIRQETPEGETLVATHTGRREDLTDTAILKMAALYPLLTLKVVAGIHWEALKLWIKGAVFHERPAEPDHAVSVIGKSSAGQHAA
- a CDS encoding NAD(P)/FAD-dependent oxidoreductase, which encodes MRIAVIGSGIAGLGAAWLLSSRYPITVYEANDRLGGHSNTVTVDYDGQSVPVDTGFIVYNEATYPNLIGLFDWLDVKTKPSDMSFSVSVGDGALEYEGSLKGLVAQPANLLKPGYYRMLADVARFFAAAPRLLEEERDPDITLGDFLKREGYGDGFLYDHLLPMAAAIWSCPVETMLAFPARSFVRFFVNHGLLKHVNRPQWFTVDRGSASYVTRLAAEIEQRGGQIRTAHPVREIRRIDAGVMVTEPDGSETFYDQVVIGAHGDEALTMLSDADDAERNLLGRFTYQDNVAVLHRDRSLMPKRRWAWASWNYLAEGRRDMDRAVALTYWMNRLQGIDETLPLFVTMNPLREPDPALEFARFNYTHPVFDTAAVRAQQHLGGIQGARNTWFCGSYCGYGFHEDGLKAAIAVARGLGITVPWNTEVAPASDRWLALQNSEAASQATGDD
- a CDS encoding cryptochrome/photolyase family protein, which produces MSDKPILLWFRQDLRLSDNPALTAAVASGARVLPVYVLDDKTPGHWAPGGAARWWLHHSLASLGRDLEQCGNRLHLVSSDNAAETIRELAKSTGAAAVYWNRCYEPFAIERDTELKSALKADGIEAESFNASLLFEPWEVKTKSGTPPKVFSPYWRALRALGEPEAPEPAPERVAPLKAAPASEKLEDWDLLPTKPDWAVGFHDHWTPGETSAQVRLDRFLETALDDYKEGRNFPAKPNVSRLSPHLHFGEIGPRQVWHRTVAHCHAADRNPFAGSAEHFLKELVWREFSYSLLYHNPDLPEACLRPEFENFPWDSSEKPLSAWQRGKTGIPIVDAGMRELWQTGYMHNRVRMICASFLIKHLMVDWRAGEAWFWDTLLDADLASNSASWQWVAGSGADAAPYFRIFNPVLQGEKFDPDGTYTRRWVPELADVPDRYLQKPWEAPGNPAPDYPAPIVDLAEGRERALAAYQDLGEAEPAKAAACG